In a single window of the Flavivirga spongiicola genome:
- a CDS encoding Lrp/AsnC family transcriptional regulator, whose translation MGKIKLDEIDHQILDMLIDNTRIPFTDIAKKLLISAGTVHVRVKKMEESGIIKGSSLMLDYKKLGYSFIAYVGVYLNNTSQTKFVLERINEIAYVTVAHITTGKFNIFCKIRAKSTEHAKEVIFLLDDIEGVYRTETMISLEESINDKKRLMHSIFKNM comes from the coding sequence ATGGGGAAAATTAAATTAGACGAAATCGACCACCAAATTCTTGATATGTTAATTGATAACACAAGAATACCATTTACAGATATAGCAAAGAAATTATTAATTTCTGCAGGTACAGTACATGTTCGAGTAAAAAAAATGGAAGAGTCAGGAATCATTAAAGGCTCTTCATTAATGCTAGACTACAAAAAACTTGGTTATTCATTTATTGCATACGTAGGTGTGTATTTAAATAATACTTCTCAGACTAAGTTTGTTTTAGAACGCATTAATGAAATAGCATATGTCACTGTAGCGCATATTACTACTGGGAAGTTTAATATTTTCTGTAAAATTAGAGCAAAAAGTACTGAACATGCTAAAGAGGTTATTTTTCTATTAGATGATATAGAGGGGGTTTACAGAACAGAAACCATGATATCTTTAGAAGAAAGTATTAATGACAAAAAACGTTTAATGCATTCCATATTTAAAAATATGTAA
- a CDS encoding NAD-dependent epimerase/dehydratase family protein, translated as MEIEINNILVIGANGQIGSVLVPALQNIYGKSCVIASDIYDNGDANKVFEILDATNFDALQGVIEKYKITQIYHLAAILSAKGEKNPQLAWEVNVNSFINVLEVSVKHDIKKVFYPSSIAVFGLNAPPKNTPQNTILNPTTIYGVSKVAGENLAQYYFTKYGLDVRSLRYPGIIGYQSLPGGGTTDYAVDIYHKAIIGENFDCFLKANTELPMIFMDDAIKATIKLMQAPIENIKIRTSYNLSGMSFSPEEIYNSIKKHYPNFSIKYIPDFRQDIADNWVSSIDDKEAVIDWNWSPNYDLESMTDIMVTMLAKRYKSA; from the coding sequence ATGGAAATAGAAATTAATAATATTTTAGTTATTGGAGCTAATGGACAAATAGGTTCAGTTCTTGTTCCTGCTTTACAAAATATTTATGGAAAATCATGTGTTATAGCATCAGACATTTATGACAATGGAGATGCTAATAAGGTGTTTGAAATATTAGACGCAACTAATTTTGATGCTTTACAAGGTGTCATTGAAAAATATAAAATCACTCAAATTTATCACTTGGCAGCAATACTTTCTGCTAAAGGAGAAAAGAACCCTCAACTGGCCTGGGAAGTGAATGTAAATTCATTTATAAATGTCTTAGAGGTTTCTGTTAAACATGATATTAAAAAAGTGTTTTATCCGAGTTCTATAGCTGTTTTTGGATTAAATGCACCACCAAAAAACACTCCTCAAAATACTATTTTAAACCCAACAACTATTTATGGAGTAAGCAAAGTAGCTGGTGAAAATCTAGCACAATATTATTTTACAAAATATGGTCTGGATGTACGTTCTTTAAGATACCCTGGTATAATTGGATATCAATCCTTACCCGGAGGAGGTACTACGGATTACGCAGTAGATATTTACCATAAAGCTATTATTGGTGAAAATTTTGATTGTTTTTTAAAAGCCAATACAGAATTGCCAATGATATTTATGGATGATGCGATTAAAGCAACTATAAAATTAATGCAAGCGCCAATAGAAAATATAAAAATTAGAACGTCATATAATTTATCAGGAATGAGTTTCTCACCAGAAGAAATATATAACTCTATAAAAAAGCATTACCCTAATTTCAGTATTAAATATATTCCGGATTTCAGACAAGATATTGCGGATAATTGGGTAAGTAGTATAGATGATAAAGAAGCTGTGATAGATTGGAATTGGAGCCCTAATTATGATTTAGAATCTATGACGGACATTATGGTTACTATGTTAGCAAAACGTTATAAATCTGCATAG